In Agarivorans gilvus, one genomic interval encodes:
- a CDS encoding imelysin family protein yields MRLLSTLIGSTLLLANVASAAVNQQQVVAHYAELAHAVYSDSLSSAQTLQQASQQLIEHPSAENLAAAKQAWKEARRFYQQSEVFRFGNPIVDEWEGQLNAWPLDEGLIDYVAADYQYELGNPGATANIIANTSLKVGEQSIDLSKITPELLASLNELAGSEANVATGYHAVEFLLWGQDLHGSQAGAGERPYTDYLQGSGCTNGHCERRAEYLAAVTQLLVDDLSYMSQQWQQGGEYQSQLVSEPSEQALRRMMFGMGSLSLGELAGERMKVALEANSTEDEHDCFSDNTHNSHFYNNQGISNVYFGSFERLDGSTLSGPSLADLVAQQDPQIAKTNKMKFDDSMAETAKLVVSAEQNGVYFDQLIAADNVQGHELINGAILALVEQTRAIEQTAQVLGIENLNPDTADHEF; encoded by the coding sequence GCCTCTGCAGCAGTAAACCAACAGCAAGTCGTAGCTCATTATGCAGAGCTAGCCCACGCGGTATACAGTGACTCTTTAAGTTCTGCGCAAACCTTACAACAAGCTAGCCAACAATTGATTGAGCACCCTTCGGCAGAAAACCTCGCAGCAGCGAAACAAGCTTGGAAAGAAGCGCGTCGTTTTTACCAGCAAAGTGAAGTATTCCGCTTTGGTAATCCAATTGTCGACGAATGGGAAGGGCAGCTAAATGCTTGGCCTTTAGACGAGGGGTTGATCGATTACGTTGCGGCTGATTACCAATATGAATTGGGTAACCCCGGTGCCACTGCCAATATTATTGCGAATACCAGCCTAAAAGTGGGTGAGCAAAGCATCGACTTGAGCAAAATTACTCCTGAGCTGCTGGCTTCATTAAATGAATTAGCGGGTTCAGAGGCGAACGTAGCTACCGGTTATCATGCGGTAGAGTTTTTACTATGGGGCCAAGACCTACACGGTAGCCAAGCAGGTGCGGGCGAGCGCCCTTATACCGATTACCTGCAAGGTAGTGGCTGTACCAATGGCCACTGTGAGCGTCGCGCCGAGTACTTAGCCGCGGTAACTCAGTTGTTAGTGGATGATTTAAGCTACATGAGTCAGCAATGGCAGCAAGGTGGTGAGTATCAAAGCCAGTTAGTGTCTGAGCCTAGCGAACAAGCACTGCGTCGCATGATGTTTGGTATGGGCAGCCTTTCTTTGGGTGAGTTAGCCGGTGAGCGCATGAAGGTGGCCTTAGAAGCTAACTCCACCGAAGATGAACATGACTGCTTTAGCGACAATACCCATAACTCGCATTTCTATAATAACCAAGGTATTAGCAATGTTTACTTTGGCAGCTTCGAGCGTCTTGATGGCTCTACCTTAAGTGGCCCAAGCTTGGCCGACTTAGTGGCCCAGCAAGATCCACAAATAGCCAAAACCAATAAAATGAAGTTTGACGACTCTATGGCTGAAACCGCCAAATTGGTGGTAAGTGCCGAGCAAAATGGGGTGTACTTCGACCAATTAATTGCGGCCGACAATGTTCAGGGGCATGAGTTGATTAACGGTGCGATCCTCGCTCTCGTTGAGCAAACTCGAGCTATTGAACAGACTGCGCAAGTATTAGGCATTGAAAACTTGAATCCTGATACTGCCGACCATGAATTTTAA
- a CDS encoding di-heme oxidoredictase family protein, translated as MNNNSMWLIGLVLAAISSTLSANPNKPGGDTTTSRTDENAFSLPAANLDFDGRLNFSTGNSFFRNPWVVAPATTVARDGLGPLFNTNGCQNCHLKDGRGHPALQGDDNAVSMLVRISIPALTEQQKAIQAKQGVLPEPNYGGQIQDQAIPGVAPEARVRFSYKDKPFRFADGSQVMLRAPSLIVDQLAYGPMHPDTLFSARIAQPMIGLGLLESISAQDILANQDPQDSNGDGIRGIANRVWDEQQQAFSLGRFGWKAGQPSLMQQNAAAFNGDIGITSLLFSQDHCTHKQSACREATSGVDPDGSEVSNKLLGFVEFYTRHLAVPKRRNVDDPLVQQGDKLFSELNCDGCHQRHFVTAKRPNLPALSEQKIYPYTDLLLHDMGPELADGRPEYLASGQHWRTPPLWGLGLTEVVNGHTQYLHDGRARNVTEAILWHGGEAEAAKQGFAQLSEAQRKALVAFVNSL; from the coding sequence TTGAATAATAACAGCATGTGGCTTATTGGCTTGGTACTAGCAGCGATAAGCAGCACTTTGAGTGCCAACCCTAATAAACCTGGTGGCGATACCACCACCAGTCGAACTGATGAAAATGCCTTTTCCTTACCCGCGGCCAATTTAGATTTTGACGGGCGCTTAAATTTTAGTACCGGCAATAGTTTTTTCCGCAACCCTTGGGTGGTGGCGCCTGCTACTACGGTAGCGCGAGATGGCCTTGGCCCCTTGTTTAATACCAATGGCTGTCAAAACTGCCACTTAAAAGATGGTCGTGGTCATCCCGCCTTGCAGGGCGATGACAATGCGGTTTCGATGTTAGTGCGCATTAGCATTCCTGCGCTAACAGAGCAGCAAAAGGCGATACAAGCCAAGCAAGGGGTGCTGCCAGAGCCCAACTATGGTGGGCAAATTCAAGACCAAGCAATACCTGGCGTGGCCCCCGAAGCGCGAGTGCGTTTTAGCTATAAAGACAAGCCGTTTCGTTTTGCCGACGGCAGCCAAGTGATGCTGCGAGCGCCAAGCTTGATCGTAGACCAGCTGGCTTACGGCCCAATGCATCCCGATACGCTGTTTTCTGCGCGTATCGCCCAGCCGATGATTGGCCTTGGTTTGCTGGAAAGCATCAGTGCGCAAGACATTTTAGCGAACCAAGATCCTCAAGATAGCAATGGCGATGGTATTCGTGGCATTGCCAACCGCGTGTGGGATGAGCAACAGCAAGCCTTTAGCTTGGGGCGCTTTGGCTGGAAGGCCGGACAACCCAGTTTGATGCAGCAAAATGCTGCTGCCTTTAATGGGGATATTGGCATTACCAGTTTATTGTTTAGCCAAGATCACTGCACCCACAAGCAAAGCGCTTGCCGTGAAGCTACCTCGGGAGTGGATCCCGACGGCTCAGAAGTGAGCAATAAATTACTTGGCTTTGTGGAGTTTTATACGCGCCATTTAGCGGTGCCTAAGCGACGTAATGTGGATGATCCGCTGGTGCAGCAAGGCGATAAGTTATTTAGTGAGCTTAATTGTGATGGTTGCCATCAACGTCATTTTGTGACCGCCAAACGGCCTAATCTTCCGGCGCTGAGTGAGCAGAAAATCTATCCCTATACCGACCTGCTATTACACGATATGGGCCCAGAATTGGCCGATGGGCGGCCGGAGTATTTAGCCAGCGGCCAGCATTGGCGCACTCCGCCTCTATGGGGCTTAGGTTTAACTGAGGTGGTGAATGGCCATACTCAGTATTTACACGACGGCCGCGCACGTAACGTAACAGAAGCGATTCTATGGCATGGCGGCGAAGCCGAAGCGGCAAAACAAGGCTTTGCCCAGCTCAGTGAGGCGCAGCGTAAAGCGCTAGTGGCTTTTGTTAATTCATTGTAG